Within the Pelagovum pacificum genome, the region CGAGCGGGGCGCCCGTGTCGTGGCGATCGCCCGGACGCAGTCCGACCTCGACAGCCTGAAGGCCGAAACGGGCTGCGACGTGATCGCCGCCGACCTTACCGACATGGCCGAAATCGCCCGCACCGTCGAGGAAGCGGGGACATGCGACTACCTCGTCAATTGCGCGGGGACCAACGTGCTGGAGCCGGTGCTCGACATCACGGAAGAGGGCTATGACACCGTGCTCGGGATCAACCTGAAGTCGGCGCTCTTCATGTCGCGCGATTTCGCCCGCGCGCGCGTGGCAGCCGGCGGCGGTGGTGCGATCCTGAACGTCACCTCCATCGCCGGGCATCGCGGCTTCGTCGAACATATGTGCTATGCCGCTTCGAAGGCGGGGCTCGAAGGTGCGACGCGGGTCATGGCGAAGGAACTCGGCCCCCACGGCATCCGCGTCAACGCGCTCGCCCCCACGATCACGATGACCGAACTCGCCGCCGTCGCGTGGAGCGATCCCGCCAAGAGCGAGCCGATGATGGTGCGCCACCCGGTCGCCCGATTCGCCGACGTGGAGGATGTCGCCCGCAGCATTCTCGCGATGCTGTCGGACGACATGGCGATGACGACCGGCGCGGTGTTGCCGGTCGATGGTGGGTTCCTGGCCGTCTGATCGGATCAGCCGATCGGGCGAGAGCCGCACCGCTCCGCAATAGCGCGACGGTCTAACTCGTCTCCTGCCTTGAGGCGGGGTAACCGCGCCCGAACAGCCGGCCGTCCGCACCTACGGATCGAACGGGGCGGGCGCGATCATCTCAGCCCTCGTAGCCGTAGATTTCGCGCGCCCGCTCCGGCGTGATGTAGCCGTTCCTCAGGTCGCGGGCGATATCCTCTTCGCTGCGGTTCTTCGGATCGCCGTAGCCGCCGCCGTTCGCGGTCACCACGCGGATCACGTCGCCGGTATTCACCTCGACGTTGGTGGCGAAGGAGAATTTCTCCGAGGTGCCGTCGGTGCGGATCACCTCGACGAAGTTGGTCGAGCCGTCGAGCCCGCCATCGACACCCCACGGCGGGATACGAGAACGGGTATAGCCGAGCGACAGGAAATTGTGGTCGGCGCGCACGCGGTAGTGGACGTCGATCCCCTTGCCACCCCGCCATTGGCCCTCACCGCCGGGGCCTGCGTTCAACGCAAGCTGGTCGACGGCGAGGCCGTAGCGTGCTTCGGCCACTTCGGCCGGGCAGTTGAAGGTCTCGCCGTGGAAGCCGGAGAACTGTCCCGACGGCCCGTCATGGCCCTGCCACGCGCCCCAGCCGCCGACCTGCGGTTCGACGATGGTGTAATGCCGCCCGGTTTCCGGGTGCGGGCCGCCGACGACAGTGCCGCAGATCGAGGCGAAGTTGCCCGCCGGCACGACGCCGGGGAAGTGGTGGGCAAGCGCCCGCAGCAGCATGTCGAACAGCCGGATCTCGACTTCCGAGTAGTAGCCGAGCGCACCCGGCTCCTTCACGTGGAAGATGGTGCCGGGCGTCGTCTTGATGTTGAGCGGCCGGAAGAACCCGCCGTTGCCCGGCGCGTCCGGGTCGGCGAAGGACTTGAAGGCGAGCTGCACCGCGATCTCCGTCCCCTCGCGGGAGGAGTTGGACGACCCGGCCTGGGCGGGGTTGTCGCGGAGATCGACGATGAACTCGTCATCGGTGATCGTCAGCTCCACCTTGTGGATCTGCCCGGTGTCCTGCTCTTCCTCGAAGCTGTAGGTGCCGGTCCTGATCTTGCCGAGCGCCGCGCGGGCGCGCGTTTCGCCGAGCTCCATGAAGTCGGCGACGGCAGCTTCGAACGTGTCGGCGCCGTACTTGTCGATCAGCTCGTGAACGCGCCGGTCGCCGATCCGCAGGCCGGCGATCCCCGCCCAGAGGTCGCCGCGCAGGTAGTCGGGAAGGCGAGTGTTGACGTAGAGGATGTCGAAGATCGCGCTGTTCTCGACGCCCTGGTCGAACAGCTTCACGGCCGGGATACGGACGCCTTCCTGGAAGATCTCGGTCGCGTCCGAGGACATGGAGCCGGGCACCATGCCGCCCACGTCGTTCCAGTGGGCGATGTTGGCGACCCACGCGACGAGGCGATCCTCGGCGAATACCGGCGCGGCGAGCACCATGTCGTTCAGGTGCGTGACGCCGCCGTAGTAGGGATCGTTCGAGGCGAAGACGTCACCGGGCCGGATCTCGTCCAGCGGAAACTTCTTCAGGATGCCGTGGATCGCCTTGTCCAGCACGCCGATGAAGGCCGGGATGCCGGCTCCCGATGCCGCGATCTCGCCCTTGGCGTCGAGGATCGACGTCGACAGGTCGAGCACCTCATAGATGATCGCGCTCATCGAGGTCTTGCGTTGCGCGACGAACATCTCGTCGGCGACGGCCTCCAGCGCGTTCTGGATGATGTCGAAGGTCACGGGATCGTATGTCTTGTCCGTGGTCATGTCTCTCAGTCCCGCGTTTCGATGTGGATGTTGCCGAAGTCGTCGATCGAGACCCGGTTGCCAGGGTGGATGACGACAGTCGTGCCGGGGTCCTCGACGATGGCCGGCCCGGTTAAGGTCATGCCCGGCTCAAGCTTCTCGCCGTCGTAGATCGTCGCCTCGTGACGGCCCTCGGTCGCGTAGTCGACCTCGCGGCGGCCCTTCACGGCGTCCTCGACCGTCGCACCCGTGGTGGGGAGCGGCACGATCTCGAGCTTGCCGACCTCGCTCGACGCGATCAGGTGGATGCCGGTGACCTCGACCGCGGCATCCAGCGTGTAGGTGTACTCCCGCTCGTAGGCGAC harbors:
- a CDS encoding hydantoinase B/oxoprolinase family protein, which gives rise to MTTDKTYDPVTFDIIQNALEAVADEMFVAQRKTSMSAIIYEVLDLSTSILDAKGEIAASGAGIPAFIGVLDKAIHGILKKFPLDEIRPGDVFASNDPYYGGVTHLNDMVLAAPVFAEDRLVAWVANIAHWNDVGGMVPGSMSSDATEIFQEGVRIPAVKLFDQGVENSAIFDILYVNTRLPDYLRGDLWAGIAGLRIGDRRVHELIDKYGADTFEAAVADFMELGETRARAALGKIRTGTYSFEEEQDTGQIHKVELTITDDEFIVDLRDNPAQAGSSNSSREGTEIAVQLAFKSFADPDAPGNGGFFRPLNIKTTPGTIFHVKEPGALGYYSEVEIRLFDMLLRALAHHFPGVVPAGNFASICGTVVGGPHPETGRHYTIVEPQVGGWGAWQGHDGPSGQFSGFHGETFNCPAEVAEARYGLAVDQLALNAGPGGEGQWRGGKGIDVHYRVRADHNFLSLGYTRSRIPPWGVDGGLDGSTNFVEVIRTDGTSEKFSFATNVEVNTGDVIRVVTANGGGYGDPKNRSEEDIARDLRNGYITPERAREIYGYEG
- a CDS encoding SDR family oxidoreductase — protein: MSFEGKSAIVTGAGKGIGRATVQLLSERGARVVAIARTQSDLDSLKAETGCDVIAADLTDMAEIARTVEEAGTCDYLVNCAGTNVLEPVLDITEEGYDTVLGINLKSALFMSRDFARARVAAGGGGAILNVTSIAGHRGFVEHMCYAASKAGLEGATRVMAKELGPHGIRVNALAPTITMTELAAVAWSDPAKSEPMMVRHPVARFADVEDVARSILAMLSDDMAMTTGAVLPVDGGFLAV